A single Lolium perenne isolate Kyuss_39 chromosome 6, Kyuss_2.0, whole genome shotgun sequence DNA region contains:
- the LOC139832698 gene encoding uncharacterized protein encodes MEEEDLLEGGAIVPHTNIGQKLELPANEIKLEGVANYLRWSRRALLILNSKGLDERVSGEAAEPADKASPEWKQWNAINFLIVAWLLNSLVPNIAASVEALTKASEVWDTLSNLYYGKRNIILIAEIEDKVHDLQQGNKIVMAYVAELQHLWGDLDHVDPLELAHGECVSAAASWIEHRES; translated from the coding sequence atggaggaggaggatctgTTGGAGGGGGGAGCAATCGTTCCCCATACCAACATCGGTCAGAAACTTGAGCTGCCGGCGAATGAAATCAAGTTGGAAGGAGTGGCCAACTATCTCCGGTGGTCAAGAAGGGCGCTGTTGATTTTGAACTCGAAAGGGTTGGATGAACGTGTGAGTGGTGAAGCTGCAGAACCAGCAGACAAGGCCAGTCCGGAATGGAAACAGTGGAATGCCATAAATTTTCTGATTGTGGCATGGTTGCTTAACTCTTTGGTTCCTAACATTGCTGCTTCTGTAGAGGCACTCACAAAAGCTTCAGAGGTATGGGATACCCTATCAAATCTATATTATGGAAAGAGGAACATTATTTTGATTGCTGAGATTGAGGATAAAGTGCATGACTTGCAACAAGGAAACAAAATTGTGATGGCATATGTGGCTGAGTTGCAACATCTTTGGGGAGATTTAGATCATGTTGACCCTCTGGAACTTGCCCATGGGGAATGTGTGAGTGCTGCTGCAAGCTGGATTGAACATCGGGAGTCATGA